A genome region from Rhodopseudomonas boonkerdii includes the following:
- the gcvP gene encoding aminomethyl-transferring glycine dehydrogenase encodes MTVKTSADVATDFVRRHLGPSPSDIQAMLETVSAKSLSGLMSETLPGSIRQKAPLDTGLALSETEALAHMTELAKGNQVFTSLIGQGYYGTVLPTVIQRNILENPAWYTAYTPYQPEISQGRLEALFNFQTMICDLTGLDVANASLLDEGTAAAEAMALAERASQVPTKTFFVDQEVHPQTLAVLRTRAEPLGWSLQVGNPLTDLDKADVFGALLQYPGTSGAVRDLKPAIAALKARGGLAVVAADLLALTLLASPGDLGADIAVGSAQRFGVPMGYGGPHAGYMSVRDAIKRSIPGRLVGLSIDSRGEPAYRLALQTREQHIRREKATSNICTAQVLLAVIASMYAVYHGPEGLKHIARTTHRRALTLAAGLKQIGFAPVSEVFFDTITIKVGDKQAGIIAAAQAEKINLHIGNGTIGIALDETTTPETVEAIWRAFGGKLGYADMEHGISDGLPASLKRSSPFLTHAVFHSHRSETELLRYMRKLSDRDLALDRAMIPLGSCTMKLNATTEMMPLTWPAWGSLHPFVPADQAKGYQQLFTTLEKWLCDITGYDAVSLQPNSGAQGEYAGLLAIRGYHAARGDHQRTICLIPSSAHGTNPASAAMVGMSVVVVACDTDGNVDVEDLRAKAEKHTANLAAIMITYPSTHGVFEEQIREICEIVHTHGGQVYLDGANMNAQVGLSRPGEYGADVSHLNLHKTFCIPHGGGGPGMGPIGVKAHLAPYLPGHPATNGDAPVGPVSAAPYGSASILTISYIYILMMGGTGLTTATEVAILNANYIAARLDPHFPVLYRNHNGRVAHECIIDPRPLKATSGVTVDDIAKRLIDYGFHAPTMSFPVAGTLMIEPTESESKAELDRFCDAMIAIRKEIAEVEGGRFKIDASPLRHAPHTVHDIADDNWTRAYTRAEGCFPAGTSRTDKYWCPVGRVDNVYGDRNLVCSCPPMEDYAQAAE; translated from the coding sequence CCACGGTCATCCAGCGTAATATCCTTGAGAATCCGGCCTGGTACACGGCCTATACGCCGTATCAGCCGGAGATCAGCCAGGGCCGTCTGGAAGCTTTGTTCAACTTCCAGACCATGATCTGCGATCTCACCGGCCTCGATGTGGCGAACGCGTCGCTGCTCGATGAAGGCACCGCAGCCGCCGAAGCGATGGCGCTGGCGGAGCGCGCATCGCAGGTTCCGACCAAGACCTTCTTCGTCGATCAAGAAGTACATCCGCAGACGCTGGCGGTGCTACGCACCCGTGCCGAGCCGCTCGGCTGGTCGCTGCAGGTCGGCAATCCCCTCACCGATCTCGACAAGGCCGATGTGTTCGGCGCGCTGCTGCAATATCCGGGCACAAGCGGCGCGGTTCGCGATCTCAAACCGGCGATTGCCGCGCTTAAAGCCAGGGGCGGCCTCGCCGTCGTCGCTGCCGATCTGCTGGCGCTGACGCTGCTGGCCTCGCCCGGCGATCTCGGCGCAGACATCGCCGTCGGCTCGGCACAGCGCTTCGGCGTGCCGATGGGCTATGGCGGTCCGCATGCCGGCTACATGTCGGTGCGCGACGCCATCAAGCGTTCGATCCCCGGCCGCCTCGTCGGCCTGTCCATCGATTCGCGCGGCGAGCCCGCCTATCGGCTGGCGCTGCAAACCCGCGAACAACATATCCGCCGCGAAAAGGCGACCTCGAACATCTGCACCGCGCAGGTGCTGCTCGCCGTCATCGCCTCGATGTATGCGGTCTATCACGGCCCCGAAGGCCTCAAGCATATCGCGCGCACCACCCATCGCCGCGCACTGACGCTGGCGGCGGGCCTCAAGCAGATCGGCTTCGCCCCCGTGAGCGAGGTGTTCTTCGACACCATCACGATCAAGGTCGGCGACAAGCAGGCCGGTATCATCGCCGCGGCGCAGGCCGAGAAGATCAACCTTCATATTGGTAACGGCACCATCGGCATCGCGCTCGATGAGACCACGACGCCGGAGACCGTGGAAGCCATCTGGCGCGCCTTCGGCGGCAAGCTTGGCTATGCCGATATGGAGCATGGCATCAGCGACGGCCTGCCCGCTTCGCTGAAGCGTTCCTCGCCGTTCCTGACGCACGCGGTCTTCCATAGCCATCGCTCGGAAACCGAACTGCTGCGCTACATGCGCAAACTTTCGGATCGCGATCTCGCGCTTGATCGCGCGATGATCCCGCTCGGCTCCTGCACCATGAAGCTCAACGCCACCACCGAAATGATGCCGCTGACCTGGCCGGCCTGGGGCTCGCTGCATCCGTTCGTCCCGGCCGATCAGGCCAAAGGCTATCAGCAGCTTTTCACCACTCTGGAGAAGTGGCTGTGCGACATCACCGGCTATGATGCGGTGTCGCTGCAGCCGAATTCGGGCGCGCAGGGCGAATATGCTGGGCTGCTTGCGATCCGCGGCTATCATGCTGCGCGCGGCGATCATCAACGCACGATCTGCCTGATCCCGTCCTCGGCGCACGGCACAAATCCGGCATCCGCCGCCATGGTCGGCATGAGCGTCGTCGTCGTCGCCTGCGACACGGACGGCAATGTCGACGTCGAGGATCTGCGCGCCAAAGCGGAAAAGCACACCGCCAATCTCGCCGCGATCATGATTACCTATCCCTCCACCCACGGCGTGTTCGAGGAACAGATCCGCGAGATCTGCGAGATCGTCCATACCCATGGCGGTCAGGTATATCTCGACGGCGCCAACATGAATGCGCAGGTCGGCCTGTCCCGGCCCGGCGAATACGGCGCCGATGTCAGCCATCTCAACCTGCACAAGACCTTCTGCATCCCGCATGGCGGCGGCGGCCCGGGCATGGGCCCGATCGGCGTGAAAGCGCATTTGGCGCCTTACCTGCCTGGCCATCCCGCGACCAATGGCGATGCGCCGGTCGGCCCGGTCTCCGCCGCGCCCTACGGCTCGGCCTCGATCCTGACGATCTCCTACATCTACATTCTGATGATGGGCGGCACAGGCCTCACCACGGCGACTGAAGTGGCGATTCTCAATGCGAACTACATCGCTGCGCGGCTCGATCCGCATTTCCCGGTGCTCTATCGCAACCACAACGGCCGCGTGGCACATGAATGCATTATCGATCCGCGCCCCCTGAAGGCGACGTCTGGCGTCACCGTCGACGATATTGCGAAGCGCCTGATCGACTACGGTTTTCATGCGCCGACCATGAGCTTCCCCGTCGCGGGCACGCTGATGATCGAGCCGACGGAGTCGGAATCGAAGGCCGAGCTGGACCGCTTCTGCGACGCGATGATCGCGATCCGCAAGGAAATCGCAGAGGTCGAGGGCGGTCGGTTCAAGATCGACGCCTCGCCGCTGCGTCATGCGCCGCATACGGTGCATGACATCGCGGACGACAACTGGACGCGCGCCTATACGCGTGCGGAAGGCTGCTTCCCGGCAGGCACGTCGCGCACCGACAAATACTGGTGCCCGGTCGGCCGCGTAGACAATGTCTACGGTGACCGCAACCTCGTGTGCTCGTGTCCGCCGATGGAAGATTATGCGCAGGCAGCGGAGTAA
- a CDS encoding M20 aminoacylase family protein, translating into MSIIDRIVELQPEITAWRRDLHQHPELLYDVHRTAAFVAEKLKAFGCDEVVEGIGRTGVVGVIKGKKGAGGVIGLRADMDALPIEEQTNLSYASKTPGKMHACGHDGHTSMLLGAAQYLAETRNFAGDAVVIFQPAEEGGAGADAMIKDGLMDRFGIQKVYGMHNNPGMPIGSFSMRTGPIMAAMDRIGITIEGVGGHAAYPHKTIDPVMAGSQLIMAFQSIVSRTVSPLDSAVISICEFHAGHASNVIPASAELRGTVRTLRKEVRDLVEKRMNEVCAGVALQTGARITLNYDRGYPVVVNHPEETRLAAKIAGEVGGAANVATDMEPVMGAEDFAYMLEARPGAFIFMGNGDSAGLHHPAYNFNDDAIVYGSSYWVKLVETSLAA; encoded by the coding sequence ATGTCGATCATTGACCGCATCGTCGAATTGCAGCCCGAGATCACGGCCTGGCGCCGCGATCTGCATCAGCACCCGGAGCTGCTCTACGACGTGCATCGCACCGCAGCCTTCGTGGCGGAAAAGCTGAAGGCCTTCGGTTGCGACGAGGTGGTCGAGGGCATAGGGCGGACCGGTGTGGTCGGCGTCATCAAGGGCAAGAAGGGAGCGGGCGGTGTGATCGGCCTGCGTGCCGACATGGATGCCTTGCCGATCGAGGAACAGACCAACCTGTCTTACGCCTCGAAGACGCCCGGCAAGATGCATGCCTGCGGCCATGACGGCCACACCTCGATGCTGCTCGGCGCTGCGCAATATCTCGCTGAGACCCGCAATTTTGCCGGCGATGCCGTGGTGATCTTCCAGCCGGCCGAAGAGGGCGGGGCGGGCGCCGATGCGATGATCAAGGATGGCCTGATGGATCGTTTCGGCATCCAGAAGGTCTATGGGATGCACAACAATCCCGGCATGCCGATCGGCTCGTTCTCCATGCGCACCGGCCCGATCATGGCGGCAATGGATCGCATCGGCATCACCATTGAAGGCGTCGGCGGCCACGCGGCCTATCCGCACAAGACCATCGACCCGGTGATGGCAGGCTCGCAACTCATCATGGCGTTCCAGTCGATCGTCTCGCGCACGGTTAGTCCGCTGGATTCCGCCGTCATCTCGATCTGTGAATTCCACGCGGGCCATGCGAGCAATGTCATTCCGGCATCAGCCGAGCTGCGCGGCACGGTGCGCACGCTCCGCAAAGAGGTTCGCGATCTCGTCGAGAAGCGCATGAACGAGGTTTGCGCTGGCGTCGCGTTGCAGACCGGTGCGCGCATCACGCTGAACTACGACCGCGGTTATCCCGTCGTGGTCAATCATCCCGAGGAAACCAGGCTGGCCGCGAAGATCGCCGGCGAAGTCGGTGGTGCGGCAAATGTCGCCACGGATATGGAGCCGGTGATGGGGGCGGAGGACTTTGCCTATATGCTCGAAGCGCGGCCGGGCGCCTTCATTTTCATGGGCAACGGCGACAGCGCCGGTCTGCATCACCCCGCTTATAACTTCAACGATGATGCGATCGTGTACGGCTCGTCCTATTGGGTGAAGCTGGTGGAGACGTCGCTGGCGGCGTGA